The genomic DNA CGCATCAAATGCACGTGTCATTGCCCAGGCGTTATTTGGATCGGGTGATTCAGTGAAGTCAGCCATTGCTGAAATTGTTTGTTCAAGGCCAGCGCGAGCAGCCCAACGAGCTTGAATGCGCTGAACAGCTTCTGCCCCCTGAACAGCTTGTCGATAAGCAAAAATTTGCACACTACTGGCGATTAGGACGCCAATAGTCAATGACCAAATGACGATCAGAATAGCGCTACCACGATGTCGCGGTGGTGTTCTTGGATTGCTTTGCACAAATTTGATCGTTCTCAACAGCACTAGTCTCTCTCTTCAATTGAATCAGGGTTGGAGCCGGGCGCTTCCTTGCCGCCCGATGAACCGCTAGGGCGACTGTCAATGGGGTCACTACCACCGCCACTGCCGTCACTACCACCGCTGCCACCACCACTGCCAGTATTGCCGCCACTGCCGCCGCTGCCGCCAGTATTACCGCCACTGCCGCCGCTGCCGCCACTACCGCCGCTGCTTCCATTCTCACCGCCGGCGCTGTTTGATCCGTCACCGCTCGATGAATCGGTACCATTTTCTTCGTTGTCACCCTGCGCGGCATTGATTTGATCGCGCATGTCACTGATTTCCTCGTCTTCCTCTTCCTCTTCTTCTTCTTGAGGTTCGAAGAGATCAGCAGGTGGAATGACTCGATCAAGCGGCACGATTGTGCGCAGTGTAGCGAGAGGACTCTCTAAAACATTGCTTAACTCATCCTCCCCTGTCGCGATCACTGTAATTCGGATGGCATGTGGGATGCCGTCTTCATCACTGTCCCAGTAGTCAACCCAATCTTCGCCGTCATAGGCTTCGAGATTCAAACTGATGACACCGAAAACAAGTGGTGTGAGGACGCCGCCGCCGTATGGGTTTGTATCTGGTACTGGATCTCGTCGTTGCCAGAGTACTGAGCCTTCATCGTCATCTTCGATTCGGTATTGCGTTTCATATTCAGCACCTTCGCCCGCGTAGTCGCTTTGTCGAATGTCTCGCAAGCGTAGATTAAAGAGTAGTAGTTCATCTCGAGCCATCTCTCCAGCAGCAGTTCGCTCAAAATTATCTACTAACAGTAACTGAGTCTGAAAGAGATCATCTCGTCGCAGCACAGAGATGACATCGCGCCGTATCGATTCTAATGCAGCATCTGCTCGAGCAAAGGCATTGGCCCGAAGCCGAACCACTGACTTGGCGTTTGCAAGAGAGCCGAGGCTCGTGCTTATGGTTCCAAGGAGCATGGCTGCAACAAGTCCGGCAACCATGAGCTCAACTAAAGTGAAACCACCACGATGAACGGTTCGTCGCAAGGGTAGCTTCTTTAAGATGGAGCCTTTGTTATGCATCGATTTCGAGATACCTCATATCACGATCAACTGGAAGCATTGGGGCTCTTGGGGTTTCCTCTTCTTCTTCTCCGATGCGGCGGGCAATGCTCGTCGTGACCTCAATAGAGCGTTTTTCTTTTCCAACAGGCCAGCTCACGATCGCCACGACATCATAAGGTTCTTGATCACTGCGGTAGTCAATGTCGAGCTCATATGAGAATCTTTCAAACGGCGATTCAAAATCTCCATTGGTGCCAAGCCGGTACTTGTCGGGGCCTTGTACAACAACCATCGCGAGTAGTTCATCAGCGAGCCATGCTGCGACGAGTTTTTGTTCGCCGCCAGCTTGCGCAATAAGTGATCGTGATCCAATAGTCATCACAACGCCAAGGCCAAGCGCTAGTAAAATTGAACCGAGTACGACCTCAAGAAGGGCGACGCCATGTCGATGAGAATGAGATTGGCGATTGATCACCATTCCTCCCATCTTTGTCCGGTTTCATTAAGGTCAATTGGTAGACGTTTTGACATCCCAGCTTCACTTGTTTCTGTAATGTTGGGAGATATTTCGTGAGCGGCAAGAGAGACCGTATGAATCTGCCCGTTGGGATCCTCTAAACGAATTTCAATGGAGGGCCGTGGCATGTTGGCGCCAATTGGTAGGGGGTATTCAGCGATCTCAGCCATTTCACCGTCAGCTTTCACTGACACTAATCTTGCCACTTGTGGTTCAGGAAAGATGACCGAAGGGAAGTTTGGTTCGATCTCCCAAACAGGAAGAACATCATCAAGATCTTCGTTGCGATTAAGTGAGACAACTCTAAGCGTGCCCTGTTTGCCGCCTTCATCCCAGCGGAGGGCAATTGGATTGCGAGAAAACTGATTGCGTTGCGCAAAGACGATGAGTAAATCAGCAACACTTTCAACGGTATGGTCGAACACTCTTTTGGTGGTCCCCATAACACGGCTGATTGTGAGTGACGCTAAAAGTGCAAGAAGCAGTGATGCGATGAGAATTTCAACCAATGTAAAACCGCGCCGCTTGCGGCGGGTTTGGGCAGAAGTTGTTGGCATTAATCGGATCATTTCGAAATATTTTCTTAGTGGCTTGATTCAATATCTTCTTGATTCTCTTCTCCGCCAGGCTCGCCGCCGTCACCATAAGAGACAACATAGAAAGTGTTGCCGTCGTTGATGACTTCAAAAGGGTTTCGCCAAGGATCTAAGAGATCGTCTTCGCCGAGATAGCCACCACTGACTAGATCGCTCAGTTCAAAGTCATCAGGGAGTCCACCCAATTGCTCATCGAGTATGTACAAACTGACCTGTGTCTTGACCTTCTCGACTTGGGCTTCTGCAATTTTTCGCTGTGATGAGAAAAACCGTCCCATGACGTTAGGTAAAATGAGCGTTGCCATCAGTGCAATAATCATGACCACAATCACAATTTCTAGCAGCGTAAAGCCGCGTCGAATCTGCTGACGCATGTGGTATATCGACCTATTTGGTAGCCGGGTATTCATCTTGATTTCTCCAAGCATTTAGTTGGTCCTTGATATGGACAACGTGGCTAGTCCATAAGTGATTGCAGTTCAATCAGAGGTAAAAGAATCGCAGCCAGAATAAAGCCTGCAATAACAGCCATAAATATCAATAAAACTGGTGGAAGGGCCTTGGCAAACAACTTTAAGGATGCATTGACCTGTCGATCGAATGCATTGGCTGAGTGCAAGAGCATGCGTTCAAGTTGACCAGTGCGTTCGCCAAGATTGATGACCTGAATAAGCATCGGCGGGAAGAGGCCGCATTTTTCTAAAGGTGCTGCAAGTGATTTGCCCGCGGTGACTTCTTCACTCACGTCATCAATTGCCTTCATGAGGGCGGCGTTGCCCAAGGTATCTCGTGTGATATGCATGCCTTCTAAGATGGGTAGGCCGGCAGCAGAGAGCGTTCCAAGTGTGCGTGTAAATCGTGCAACGGCCACATCGCGGGTGAGTTTTCCCATAAGAGGAATTCGAAGTTTGAAAGTGTCAAGGCGAAGACGGTTGGCAGGAATTCGCACCCAACTGATCCAACCGAAAATAAGCAGCCCAATAATAACCAGACAAAGAAACCAATAGCTCTCCACAAATTCAGAGCCACCTAGCACGACTTTTGTGGGCCATGGCAATTCCATGTCGCCAGCAAGGGGCGCAATGACTCGTGGCATGAGCACTGTTGCCAGCACGACGATACTGACCAGAATGAGCACGGCTACGATCAGTGGATAGAAAGTGGCGCCCAGCAGCTCTCGCCGCAATTCTAATGATCGGTCTAGTAGGTCTGCTAGTTGGTGCATGATTTCACTTGCGCGTCCGGACGCGTCGGCTGCACGCAGCATGCCCACAATCATTTGATCAAAGGGGGGGCCGTATTTTTGAGCGGCTTGATGTAGTTGCTCGCCAGCCTCTACGCGCTCAATGAGAAAGTCAAGAATGAAGGGCATCCCTTTGCCAGTCGCTTGCTCTCGAATCGTACGCATCGCTTGCATCAAAGGTAGGCCAGCTTCAAGAGCAGTTGCAAGCTCCCGAATAAAGGTTGCTGTTTCAGCACGAGAGAGGCTGGGTCGAGATGATCGTGCTCGTATGTCACCCGTTGATTCTGTTGCTCGGTTGCTAGAACGGGTTCGGGTTTGCTTCAATGAAAGAGCTGTTTCGCCTCGGCCGGTCAGTACACGGACAGCCTCTGCGCGGCTGTCAGCTTCGAGCACCCCGCTACGTTGGTCTCCAGACGTCGTACGACTTTCATATGCAAAACTGGGCATGTTTGACTTAGATATCCTCGGTGTCCTGGGTTGCTCTCAAGACTTCTTCAACAGTAGTGACACCTTCTATAGCGCGACGTATGCCATCTTCTCGCATTGGCACAAAGTTTTCTCCCAGATGCTTGCGTAGTTCTGCTGTTTGTTTGTTATCAGCGATAGCACGTCGAAGCGTTCCAGAGATGGTGATGACCTCGAAGAAACCGATACGGCCATAGAATCCGGAGTTGCCGCATTCGTCACAGCCGACGGGCTGGTGGGACATGCCATTGAATCTGGAAAGTTCTTCGGGTGTGAGTCGATGTTGAATTTCTTCGGGCATGGGAACTTTAACGGCGCAGTGAAGACATAGCTTTCGCCCGAGTCGTTGCGCTAAGAGTCCCTCGATGACAGAGGCCACCAAGTATGGTTCAGCGCCCATATCTACAAGGCGGCCAATTGAGCTAATTGCATCATTGGTATGGATGGTAGAAAAAATCAGGTGGCCAGTCAGTGCCGAACGAATTGCGATATCTGCGGTTTCTCCATCGCGAATCTCGCCAACGAAGATGACCTCTGGGTCCTGTCGAAGAATGGCTCGGAGGCCTGTCGCAAAGCTTAAGCCTCGTTTGGGGTTCACAGGCATCTGATTGATCCCTGCGAGTTCGTACTCCACAGGGTCTTCAATCGTAATGATTTTCTTTCGAGGATCGTAGAGTTTGGTGAGAGCTGCGTAGAGCGTGGTTGTCTTGCCCGAGCCTGTTGGGCCAGTGACGAGCACAAGTCCATGGGGCTTGGCGATCAAGTGGTCGACCGTGTCCATGAGATCATCGCCCATTCCCAGGGCTCGAAGATCTAGCGATTGCGTGCTTTTATCAAGGATACGCATGACCACTGATTCGCCGTAGAGAGTGGGGACAGTGGACACACGAATGTCTACTTTGCGTCCCTCAAAACGAAGCGTGATATGTCCGTCTTGCGGCACATAGCGTTCCGCAATATTCATGCTGGACATAATCTTAATACGGCCAATGATCGCAGGCTGCAGGTTCTTTGGTGGCGGAGGTTTCTCAACCAGCACGCCGTCTACTCGGTACTTAACTTTGAGCTCATTTTCGAATGGCTCTACATGGACATCTGAAGCGCGTGATTGAACTGCTTCAAGTAGAAGGAGATTGACCAGGTTCACCAGTGTTGGCTGTTCAGCCATTCTGTGTAAGTCATCAGCTTCAATAGCATCCAAATTATGATCGAGCATTGAGTCTCGATCACCATCTTCATCAGCAAGGCTTTCTGCAATACGTGCAGCGGTGGTGCCGTAGTGGGCTCTCATTAACTCAGCAAAATCTTTGTCATCCATGCCTAAGCGGATAATTGGTCGACTGACGAGCGCTGTTAACTCATCAAGTGCAGTGATATCTAATGGATCCAGCATGGCAACACGAAGTCGCCCGTCATCAAGAATGGCTAATGGCACCACACGTAGGCGTACTGCTATGTCAGCGCTGATCAGTGCGATGGCATCAATCGATGGTTCAAGGCTTTCCTCGGTCCAATCGATGCCAAATGTCTCGCAACGCTTACGTAACGAGGCAGTGTCGTTAGAGTTCGCTAGAGGCTCATTTTGAACTGTGTTTGGCAGTTCAGTGGACTCGGTAATGGAATGATTTTCAGCCATTGTCGCCTATGGAAAAATTGTGCAGTGAGAAGTTAAGAGTTGTCTTCGCTGGATTCTGTATTCGTCGAATCTTTTTCACTGTCTGAATCTTCAGACTGAGTTTTAGATTTCTTTTTGTTTTCTACATCATTGCCTGGAGCACCGGTAGCATTAACGCGGCCTCTGGAGTCGACTTCCTCGCCGGTAGATTTGAAATTGTTAGCAGCTGAAGCTTTGTTTCCATTCTGTGCCCCTTTGTCTGGGATTCTCACTGGATTGACGCGGCGTTCTTCACGGGGAATCCAACGCCTTGCACCAGGTAGCTCAGCAAACTGCTCTTCTGACAGGAGGCCTCTGAGCTGCGAAATGTATTGGCGTGAAAGCTCATCTCTGGCTCGGATGGCATTGCGAATGTCATCGAGTCCTTGTCGCGGAATTGGCTCGCCGAGGCGACGCATCATGGCAACCTCGGCCGTGGCTCGAGGTTTTTTGGGCTCGTCTCTTCGTATTGCTTCAAGAAGATCAATGTTTGAAGCCTCTAGTTCAATGCCGTACTGCTGCATGAGAGCGACAATAGATGTAATCACATCTGGATCGAGATCCTCTCTGATGACAGCGTCTTCGAAAATTCGTTCAGCTGGAGTGGATCTAAAGACGCGAGGGTAGCTTTTCTCCATGACTTTATTGAAAAAAGCGTCCGCTTCAGCAGCCGGTAACGCATCTGAAATAAGTTGGGCATACTCATCATTCACTTCCCGCACCTGGACTCGCAGGCGAGAAATTTCATCGATTTCAATGAGGTTCTGTTCAGCGTCTCGTGCAGTTGGATGCATGAGCCGCTTGATATCTTTAGGAGATCCATAAAGCGCTTTCGTGCGCTGCGTCAGCACATCATGAAGTTTGTGACCATATTGATCAACTACGAGATCTGACTGTTCTTGATATTGGCGATCAAGCTGCATGTCGCGGTAGATACGAATGAGATCAGTGCTTTCACCTGAGAAGCGTCCTTCATGAAGGTGCTTTTCGCGGTAAAGCCGTTGTTCGAATTTAGGATAGAGCTCTAGTTGGTAGGGCATGAGAATGACTTGCACGTTTCCAAGAAGCTCTTCGCCGAGTGCATCTCTTTTGACGAGCCATTGGGAGATTGGTACAAGCACAAGATCGAGTAGACGATCTTGGTCATCTTTCATCTCCAAAATTTGTTCTCGCATGCCCTCAATCTGTGCAGACATGCCCTCGAGGCCCAATTCAAATGTATCGTTATAGTCGTCGAAAAGTGTCTCGACGATCATTGCTTGGCTGGGGTCAAGTTGTAAGCCTTCTACGAAAATCTGAACGTCGCGTGTCATGTACTCTGGTCGCATAGCGCGTGCAATGCTGGTGGCTTCTCCGAGCTGCGCATTGGCACTTCCTGGTTGCAATAAGAGTGCTGAAGTGGCGAGCACCAGGCAGGCTGGAAGGGCGCATCGTAGTGATCTGTAGAGGGGGCTAATCTTTCTCATCGTGGTAACTCCTGCCTCTGTTAAGAGGCATATATTGTTGGGCTGACTCGAAGGCAGTATCCCAGTTCTTTTGGCCGTTTGGGCCTCTCCGCACATTCAAATCTGGGTGCTCTGCAGACTCATCAGTGCTCACTCTCCATCACTTCATCCGGGGTTACATGGCCGCCTTCTTGGCCCCCAATTCACGAACAATCCCGGCTGCGGCTGTTGAACGTCTAAAAACAGTTTCTTATGCAAGAGAATCGGCAAATGAGTCGCTTTGGAGTGAGTGGAGAAATCGAATGATCCTGCAGACTTGCCAAAGTATTGATATCGATCCGCTGAGTATTGAAAAAAGGGGTTTTTAGGGGTCAAAAAACGGTATTTAAGAGGTCGTATTGTCTTTGAGACGAGATTGGCCAGCCATTGGTTCGATTTCTACGGTTTACCACCAATATCAGCCATCTCAGCAGCCTTAGATCGACGTCAAAGGGGCTGCAAGATGATAATCAGATGCCCAAAAACACCAATTTTGGCATAGAAAAACGGATCTAGCGATACCGTATCCAGCGGATCATTTCGAATGGGGATGGAGCTTTGCCCTGCATCAGTACGCCAACGCGGAAGACCCTTGCTGCTGCCCAGATCATACAGATCACAGAGAGATAGCCAATGATCAGTGTGGCGATAATCTCCGCTATAGCAATGGGTTCCGCACTTCCTGCGACCCGAAGAATCATCACGAAT from Phycisphaerales bacterium includes the following:
- a CDS encoding prepilin-type N-terminal cleavage/methylation domain-containing protein — its product is MPTTSAQTRRKRRGFTLVEILIASLLLALLASLTISRVMGTTKRVFDHTVESVADLLIVFAQRNQFSRNPIALRWDEGGKQGTLRVVSLNRNEDLDDVLPVWEIEPNFPSVIFPEPQVARLVSVKADGEMAEIAEYPLPIGANMPRPSIEIRLEDPNGQIHTVSLAAHEISPNITETSEAGMSKRLPIDLNETGQRWEEW
- a CDS encoding type II secretion system protein GspG, with amino-acid sequence MNTRLPNRSIYHMRQQIRRGFTLLEIVIVVMIIALMATLILPNVMGRFFSSQRKIAEAQVEKVKTQVSLYILDEQLGGLPDDFELSDLVSGGYLGEDDLLDPWRNPFEVINDGNTFYVVSYGDGGEPGGEENQEDIESSH
- a CDS encoding type II secretion system F family protein, giving the protein MPSFAYESRTTSGDQRSGVLEADSRAEAVRVLTGRGETALSLKQTRTRSSNRATESTGDIRARSSRPSLSRAETATFIRELATALEAGLPLMQAMRTIREQATGKGMPFILDFLIERVEAGEQLHQAAQKYGPPFDQMIVGMLRAADASGRASEIMHQLADLLDRSLELRRELLGATFYPLIVAVLILVSIVVLATVLMPRVIAPLAGDMELPWPTKVVLGGSEFVESYWFLCLVIIGLLIFGWISWVRIPANRLRLDTFKLRIPLMGKLTRDVAVARFTRTLGTLSAAGLPILEGMHITRDTLGNAALMKAIDDVSEEVTAGKSLAAPLEKCGLFPPMLIQVINLGERTGQLERMLLHSANAFDRQVNASLKLFAKALPPVLLIFMAVIAGFILAAILLPLIELQSLMD
- a CDS encoding GspE/PulE family protein, with protein sequence MAENHSITESTELPNTVQNEPLANSNDTASLRKRCETFGIDWTEESLEPSIDAIALISADIAVRLRVVPLAILDDGRLRVAMLDPLDITALDELTALVSRPIIRLGMDDKDFAELMRAHYGTTAARIAESLADEDGDRDSMLDHNLDAIEADDLHRMAEQPTLVNLVNLLLLEAVQSRASDVHVEPFENELKVKYRVDGVLVEKPPPPKNLQPAIIGRIKIMSSMNIAERYVPQDGHITLRFEGRKVDIRVSTVPTLYGESVVMRILDKSTQSLDLRALGMGDDLMDTVDHLIAKPHGLVLVTGPTGSGKTTTLYAALTKLYDPRKKIITIEDPVEYELAGINQMPVNPKRGLSFATGLRAILRQDPEVIFVGEIRDGETADIAIRSALTGHLIFSTIHTNDAISSIGRLVDMGAEPYLVASVIEGLLAQRLGRKLCLHCAVKVPMPEEIQHRLTPEELSRFNGMSHQPVGCDECGNSGFYGRIGFFEVITISGTLRRAIADNKQTAELRKHLGENFVPMREDGIRRAIEGVTTVEEVLRATQDTEDI